In Bradyrhizobium lablabi, one DNA window encodes the following:
- a CDS encoding group II intron maturase-specific domain-containing protein codes for MDAVKEVHRHLCRGYADVVDADLSKYFGDTFYAHVVSYADDFVILSRGRAAEALAWTKAVMTKLGLTINEAKTSLRNARQERFDFLGYSFGAHLFEANGNWYLGASPSKKSVQRLKTRVGDLLVPSNTDPWPEVRDKLNRSLRGWSNYFGYGSRGKAYRSVDQYVFERVRRFLARRHWVQGHGNRRFTFDVIHRELGVLCLQRLPRAAPSRVSR; via the coding sequence TTGGACGCGGTCAAGGAAGTGCACCGGCATTTATGCCGGGGCTATGCTGACGTAGTTGATGCTGATTTGTCCAAGTACTTCGGCGACACGTTCTACGCTCACGTCGTCTCCTATGCCGACGACTTCGTTATCCTCAGCCGCGGTCGCGCGGCGGAGGCATTAGCGTGGACGAAGGCGGTGATGACCAAGCTCGGGTTGACGATCAACGAGGCGAAAACTTCGTTGAGAAACGCCCGACAGGAACGCTTCGACTTCCTCGGCTACTCGTTCGGCGCGCATTTGTTTGAGGCGAACGGGAATTGGTATCTGGGTGCGAGCCCGTCCAAGAAGAGTGTGCAACGGCTCAAGACAAGGGTCGGCGATCTTCTGGTGCCGAGCAACACCGATCCATGGCCGGAAGTACGTGACAAGCTGAACAGGTCACTGCGAGGCTGGTCCAACTACTTTGGCTACGGCTCGCGGGGCAAGGCATACCGTAGCGTCGACCAATACGTCTTTGAACGAGTGCGCAGGTTCCTCGCGCGAAGGCACTGGGTGCAAGGGCACGGCAATCGTCGATTTACATTCGATGTAATTCATCGAGAACTCGGCGTTCTATGCCTCCAACGCCTGCCCCGAGCGGCCCCGTCGCGTGTCTCGCGGTGA